In Variovorax paradoxus, a single genomic region encodes these proteins:
- a CDS encoding GNAT family N-acetyltransferase, whose translation MRLIPCTEEAHAAAILAILNEAIVTSTALYDYKPRAPENMVAWFATKRANGFPVIGAVDDDGKLLGFASYGAFRAFPAYKYTVEHSVYVDSAHRGAGLGRTLMEAIIAEAIARDVHVMVGAIDAANAGSIALHERLGFEHSGTVRQAGFKFGRWLDVAFYQRILATPLNPVDG comes from the coding sequence ATGCGGCTCATCCCCTGTACCGAAGAAGCGCACGCCGCGGCGATTCTTGCCATCCTCAACGAAGCCATCGTCACCTCGACCGCGCTGTACGACTACAAGCCGCGCGCGCCGGAGAACATGGTCGCGTGGTTCGCCACCAAGCGCGCGAACGGCTTTCCGGTGATCGGGGCGGTGGACGACGACGGCAAGCTGCTGGGCTTCGCGAGCTACGGCGCGTTCCGCGCCTTCCCGGCCTACAAGTACACCGTCGAGCACTCTGTGTACGTCGACAGCGCCCACCGCGGCGCGGGCCTGGGCCGCACGCTCATGGAGGCGATCATTGCCGAGGCCATTGCGCGCGACGTGCATGTGATGGTCGGCGCCATCGACGCCGCCAACGCAGGCAGCATCGCGCTGCATGAGCGCCTGGGCTTCGAGCACTCGGGCACCGTGCGCCAGGCCGGCTTCAAGTTCGGCCGCTGGCTCGACGTGGCGTTCTACCAGCGGATCCTGGCGACGCCCCTGAACCCGGTCGACGGCTGA
- a CDS encoding NAD(P)/FAD-dependent oxidoreductase codes for MSSSSSSFFAPLDSSLITPPHAAPVPSAGSGAAGIKVDLLVVGASFAGLACARAAALAGLSVMVLEKKASAGAKLHTTGIIVKDAVDSVPWLAEVPPALVRRIEGVRLYAPNMRHVDLHAPGYWFWATDAPALLDWMVDSARACGVDVRLGTLFEQALWINGRWEVPVTHGPCITATYLVGADGPHSRVAKALGLSRNTRFLFGVEHEYQGARMAPDLLHCFIDRKLAPGYIGWALDGVGVSQIGLARRVVPGDAHALRLDPLLRKIASVVTPGDSAPVAVRAGMIPCGGVLPRVARERALLVGDAAGMVSPVTAGGIHTALQHGERAGEAVARFVRREADDPATWFVRSYPSFLLKRTLRWAFDNFQSDWMFNHLLGTPQMRRVAELIYFHRKGGTPPLPSP; via the coding sequence ATGTCATCTTCTTCCTCGAGTTTCTTCGCTCCCCTCGATTCATCCCTGATCACACCGCCGCACGCGGCGCCGGTCCCATCGGCCGGCAGCGGCGCAGCGGGCATCAAGGTCGATCTTCTTGTCGTGGGCGCGAGCTTTGCCGGATTGGCGTGCGCCCGAGCCGCGGCCCTCGCGGGGCTCAGCGTGATGGTGTTAGAGAAGAAGGCCAGCGCCGGCGCCAAGCTCCACACCACCGGCATCATCGTGAAGGACGCGGTCGACAGCGTGCCGTGGCTCGCCGAAGTGCCACCCGCGCTGGTACGCCGTATCGAGGGGGTGCGGCTCTATGCGCCCAACATGCGGCATGTGGACCTGCATGCACCGGGCTACTGGTTCTGGGCCACCGACGCGCCCGCGCTGCTCGACTGGATGGTGGATTCGGCACGGGCCTGCGGTGTCGATGTGAGGCTGGGCACGCTGTTCGAGCAAGCACTGTGGATCAACGGGCGCTGGGAAGTGCCCGTCACCCACGGACCCTGCATCACGGCCACCTACCTCGTGGGCGCGGACGGGCCGCATTCGCGTGTAGCCAAGGCGCTGGGCCTGTCGCGCAACACGCGCTTCCTGTTCGGCGTGGAGCATGAATACCAGGGCGCGCGCATGGCGCCCGACCTGCTGCACTGCTTCATCGACCGCAAGCTGGCCCCCGGCTACATCGGCTGGGCGCTGGACGGTGTGGGCGTGAGCCAGATCGGACTGGCGCGCCGCGTGGTTCCAGGCGACGCGCATGCACTGCGGCTGGACCCGCTGCTGCGCAAGATCGCATCGGTCGTGACACCGGGCGACTCGGCGCCCGTCGCGGTGCGCGCCGGCATGATCCCCTGCGGCGGCGTGCTGCCGAGGGTTGCGCGGGAACGAGCGCTGCTGGTGGGCGACGCCGCGGGCATGGTGTCGCCGGTGACCGCGGGCGGCATCCACACCGCGCTGCAGCACGGTGAGCGCGCTGGCGAGGCGGTGGCGCGCTTCGTGCGCAGGGAGGCCGATGACCCGGCCACCTGGTTCGTGCGCAGCTACCCGAGCTTCCTGCTCAAGCGCACGCTGCGCTGGGCCTTCGACAATTTCCAGAGCGACTGGATGTTCAACCACCTGCTGGGCACGCCGCAGATGCGGCGCGTGGCGGAGCTGATCTACTTTCACCGCAAGGGCGGGACGCCGCCCCTGCCCTCGCCATAG
- a CDS encoding helix-turn-helix domain-containing protein, with protein sequence MGNTSSASVVSSSGDAADGIDALIASRLLALRQARELSLAELAELSGVSKAMISKVERAQSSPTAVLLGRLAAGLGVPLAQLLTEDGDRPQRLRTRAEQHVWRDPEAGYLRRQVAERQAGSGVELVEVELPRSAQVSYPRWSGKPYRQCLWMLEGALRVDYGDERFELAPGDCLDFGVDRPLVFKALGRSGCRYLLVASPS encoded by the coding sequence ATGGGAAACACTTCATCCGCTTCCGTCGTTTCTTCTTCGGGAGACGCCGCCGACGGCATCGACGCCCTCATCGCCTCCCGGCTGCTGGCGCTTCGGCAGGCGCGGGAACTCAGCCTTGCCGAGCTGGCCGAGCTCTCGGGAGTCAGCAAGGCCATGATCTCGAAGGTGGAGCGCGCGCAAAGCAGCCCGACGGCCGTGCTGCTGGGCCGGCTGGCGGCCGGGCTCGGCGTGCCGCTGGCGCAACTGCTGACCGAGGACGGCGACCGCCCCCAGCGCCTGCGCACGCGGGCCGAGCAGCATGTGTGGCGCGATCCCGAGGCAGGCTACCTGCGGCGCCAGGTGGCCGAGCGGCAGGCGGGCAGCGGCGTCGAGCTGGTCGAGGTCGAGCTGCCGCGTTCGGCGCAGGTGAGCTATCCGCGCTGGAGCGGCAAGCCGTACCGCCAGTGCCTGTGGATGCTCGAAGGCGCCTTGCGCGTGGACTACGGCGACGAACGCTTCGAACTGGCCCCCGGCGACTGCCTCGACTTCGGCGTGGACCGGCCGCTGGTGTTCAAGGCGCTGGGGCGCAGCGGCTGCCGCTACCTGCTGGTGGCGAGCCCGTCCTAG
- a CDS encoding arylesterase, with the protein MTTAALGSAGTWTTAAHAQAPASAAGKPVILVLGDSLSAEYGLKRGEGWVPLLEKRLAQQKIAATVVNASISGDTSSGGRARFPSLLAQHKPSLVVLELGANDALRGLPLADTESNLLQITKAAQAAGAKVLIVGIQVPPNYGGDYTRRFEAVFSKVAGATRSALVPFLLKGVADAPDALSLFQADRIHPTAAAQPQLLDNVWSELRKLLPK; encoded by the coding sequence TTGACCACCGCCGCGCTCGGCAGCGCGGGGACTTGGACAACGGCGGCGCATGCCCAGGCTCCGGCGTCCGCGGCTGGCAAGCCGGTGATCCTGGTGCTGGGCGATTCGCTGAGCGCAGAGTACGGGCTCAAGCGCGGCGAAGGCTGGGTACCCTTGCTGGAGAAAAGGCTTGCGCAGCAGAAGATCGCGGCCACCGTGGTCAACGCCAGCATCAGCGGCGACACCAGCTCGGGCGGCCGCGCCCGATTTCCTTCACTGCTCGCGCAGCACAAGCCCAGCCTCGTGGTGCTGGAACTCGGTGCCAACGACGCGCTGCGCGGCCTGCCGCTGGCCGACACCGAAAGCAACCTGCTGCAGATCACCAAGGCCGCGCAGGCAGCCGGCGCCAAGGTGCTGATCGTCGGTATCCAGGTGCCGCCGAACTACGGCGGCGACTACACGCGGCGCTTCGAGGCGGTGTTCTCCAAGGTGGCCGGCGCCACCCGGTCGGCGCTCGTGCCCTTCCTGCTCAAAGGCGTGGCGGATGCGCCGGACGCGCTCTCGCTGTTCCAGGCCGATCGCATCCACCCGACGGCGGCGGCGC
- a CDS encoding ABC transporter ATP-binding protein produces MSQPPSDAIVAVEHVFKSVTDSAGTLDILQDIHFTLGARETAAIVGASGSGKSTLLSIIAGLDTPTRGTVRLAGDDLFAIDEDERAAVRAQRVGFVFQSFQLLGNLSALENVMLPLELANRKDARKAATEMLGRVGLGQRLGHYPKVLSGGEQQRVALARAFVVQPALLLADEPTGSLDFATGEQVMKLMFDLNRELGTTLVLVTHDRGIADRCERRITIEAGRVAGNEKAAVAPG; encoded by the coding sequence ATGTCCCAACCCCCGTCTGATGCCATTGTCGCCGTCGAGCATGTCTTCAAGTCCGTGACCGACTCGGCCGGCACGCTGGACATTCTGCAGGACATCCATTTCACCCTCGGCGCGCGGGAAACCGCCGCCATCGTCGGCGCCTCGGGTTCGGGCAAGAGCACCTTGCTTTCGATCATCGCGGGGCTGGACACGCCCACTCGCGGCACTGTCAGGCTAGCGGGCGACGACCTGTTCGCCATCGACGAGGACGAGCGCGCCGCCGTGCGCGCGCAGCGCGTGGGCTTCGTGTTCCAGAGCTTCCAGCTGCTGGGCAACCTCAGCGCGCTCGAGAACGTGATGCTCCCGCTGGAACTGGCCAACCGCAAGGATGCCCGCAAGGCCGCCACCGAGATGCTGGGCCGAGTCGGGCTGGGCCAGCGGCTGGGGCACTACCCGAAGGTGCTTTCGGGCGGCGAGCAGCAGCGTGTGGCGCTGGCACGGGCCTTCGTGGTGCAGCCGGCCCTGCTGCTGGCGGACGAGCCCACCGGCAGCCTCGACTTCGCGACCGGCGAGCAGGTCATGAAGCTGATGTTCGATCTGAACCGCGAACTGGGCACTACGCTCGTGCTCGTTACGCACGACCGCGGCATCGCCGACCGGTGCGAACGCCGCATCACCATCGAGGCCGGCCGCGTCGCAGGTAATGAAAAAGCTGCCGTAGCGCCCGGCTGA
- the rlmB gene encoding 23S rRNA (guanosine(2251)-2'-O)-methyltransferase RlmB, whose protein sequence is MSSPKVIFGFHAVGVRIKTAPKSVLEVMFDASRRDARMKQFIARAQEAGVRLVEADGLRLSKLSGSHGHQGVVARVEPAAQIHSLDELLEGLEEAGTVPLLLVLDGVTDPHNLGACLRVADGAGAHAVIAPKDHAAGINATVAKVASGAAETVPYFMVTNLARTLNELKERSIWCVGTSDDAPGTIYQSDFKRPLALVLGAEGEGMRQLTRKTCDELVSIPMAGAVESLNVSVASGVCLYEAMRQRGA, encoded by the coding sequence ATGTCTTCCCCTAAAGTGATCTTCGGCTTCCATGCCGTGGGCGTGCGCATCAAGACCGCGCCTAAATCGGTGCTCGAAGTGATGTTCGACGCCAGCCGGCGCGATGCGCGCATGAAACAGTTCATTGCGCGAGCGCAAGAAGCCGGTGTCCGGCTGGTCGAGGCCGACGGCCTGCGGCTGTCCAAGCTCAGCGGCAGCCACGGTCACCAGGGCGTGGTGGCGCGGGTCGAACCTGCCGCGCAAATCCATTCGCTCGACGAATTGCTCGAAGGCCTCGAAGAGGCCGGCACCGTGCCGCTGCTGCTGGTGCTCGACGGCGTGACCGACCCGCACAACCTCGGCGCCTGCCTGCGCGTGGCCGACGGTGCCGGCGCGCATGCGGTCATCGCGCCCAAGGACCATGCGGCGGGCATCAACGCCACCGTGGCCAAGGTGGCGAGCGGCGCTGCCGAGACGGTGCCGTACTTCATGGTGACCAACCTCGCGCGCACGCTCAACGAACTCAAGGAGCGCAGCATCTGGTGCGTGGGCACCAGCGACGATGCGCCGGGCACTATCTACCAGAGCGACTTCAAGCGCCCGCTGGCGCTGGTGCTGGGCGCCGAGGGCGAGGGCATGCGCCAGCTCACGCGCAAGACCTGCGACGAGCTCGTGAGCATCCCGATGGCCGGTGCCGTCGAGAGCCTGAACGTCTCGGTGGCCAGCGGCGTGTGCCTTTACGAGGCGATGCGCCAGCGCGGCGCCTGA